A window of the Sphingobium sp. CAP-1 genome harbors these coding sequences:
- a CDS encoding TonB-dependent receptor domain-containing protein — MSKPLSLARLLLISTALAAPMAMAQTDTNAAPAGDAGLSSAPSAADDAAAQSGQVDVSIPGSDIVVTGRRSSNISQSAPQVVNVLTAADIKRTGEGDIAGSLQRVTGLSVVSGGYVYVRGLGDRYSLALLNGSPLPSPEPLKRVVPLDIFPTSVIASTLVQKSFSANFPGEFGGGVINLTTKAIPTESYLEIGGGVSGNTESSGQLGYTYYGSKSDWTGFDDSSRDVPPLLKQAFASGTPFANMERSDLQAISMQFLNSATSVLQRTNSLPFNFSGSLNAGTALDIGDARLGIIATAGYSNKWRTRDNLQQASLTVSEGAGKSNHQVVTDNQVTVNGLLGFGLEWGDQKVRWTNLYIRDTLKRAALSVGENDGLIQGADYMSQQTAWYERQLIDTQLVGEFKFDDALSLDLRGGYANSQREAPYEREFVYVRTNRDLATDPVGDRFINALNRQRGDASVTFSDLNENLWSGGADLSYKIAPKFVVTAGYAYTDTKRTSSRYELHFDATNLPIGVQQLRPDYLLSDATIQLYDIGLLDFSGNYPVYDAAMRVHAGYGQVKAELLPGFSIDAGVRYESGRQSVTGVDVYSTGVTPFNQIKNDYWLPALTLTYDVGGGLQFRASGSKTLARPQFRELIAQPFIDTDSNRFYRGNPYLQDSELWNADIRAEWYMSREERLTASAFYKKIKNPIETYTTISDTYAVTTSFANAPEATLYGFEVEAQKYVPLDGLGSAFFDSRRVALIANYTYTQSELKVGANDTTTPYTYVTGDLPKASDFFIDGSPLTGQSDHLVNVQIGLEDTDKLSQQTLLLTYASPRVTSRGPNLQPDIKEQPGLTLDFVARQGITLPGGINSELKFEARNLTGRKYQEFQEEGGTKVYYNRYKLGTTISASLTVAF, encoded by the coding sequence ATGTCGAAGCCGCTCAGCCTGGCGCGCCTGCTCCTGATTTCTACCGCGCTGGCCGCACCTATGGCCATGGCGCAGACCGACACCAATGCCGCGCCCGCGGGCGATGCCGGCCTGTCGAGCGCGCCCAGCGCCGCCGACGATGCCGCCGCCCAGTCGGGCCAGGTCGATGTGTCGATCCCCGGTTCCGACATCGTCGTCACCGGCCGTCGCAGCAGCAACATCTCGCAATCCGCGCCGCAGGTGGTCAACGTCCTGACCGCCGCCGACATCAAGCGCACTGGCGAGGGCGACATTGCCGGTTCGCTCCAGCGCGTCACCGGCCTGTCGGTCGTGTCGGGCGGCTATGTCTATGTGCGCGGCCTTGGCGATCGCTATTCGCTCGCCCTGCTGAACGGCTCCCCCCTGCCCAGCCCCGAACCGCTCAAGCGCGTCGTTCCGCTGGACATCTTCCCGACCAGCGTGATCGCGTCGACCCTGGTGCAGAAGAGCTTCTCCGCCAATTTCCCCGGCGAGTTCGGCGGCGGCGTCATCAACCTGACGACCAAGGCGATCCCGACCGAATCCTATCTGGAAATCGGCGGCGGCGTTTCGGGCAACACCGAAAGTTCGGGCCAGCTTGGCTATACCTATTATGGCAGCAAGTCCGACTGGACCGGCTTTGACGACAGTTCGCGCGACGTGCCGCCGCTGCTCAAACAGGCATTCGCGTCGGGCACGCCCTTCGCCAATATGGAACGCAGCGATCTCCAGGCGATCTCCATGCAGTTCCTCAACAGCGCGACATCGGTGCTGCAACGGACCAACAGCCTGCCCTTCAACTTCTCCGGCTCGCTCAACGCCGGCACCGCGCTCGACATTGGCGACGCGCGGCTCGGCATCATCGCCACCGCCGGCTACAGCAACAAATGGCGCACCCGCGACAATTTGCAGCAGGCCTCGCTCACCGTGTCGGAAGGCGCGGGCAAGAGCAATCATCAGGTCGTCACCGACAATCAGGTGACGGTCAACGGGCTGCTCGGCTTCGGTCTGGAGTGGGGCGACCAGAAGGTCCGCTGGACCAACCTCTATATCCGCGACACATTGAAGCGCGCCGCGCTGTCGGTCGGCGAGAATGACGGCCTGATCCAGGGCGCGGACTATATGTCGCAGCAGACCGCCTGGTATGAGCGGCAACTGATCGACACCCAGCTTGTCGGCGAGTTCAAGTTCGACGATGCGCTCAGCCTCGACCTGCGCGGCGGTTACGCCAATTCGCAGCGCGAAGCGCCCTATGAGCGCGAATTTGTCTATGTCCGCACCAATCGCGATCTGGCGACCGATCCGGTCGGCGACCGCTTCATCAACGCGCTGAACCGCCAGCGCGGCGACGCTTCGGTGACGTTCAGCGACCTCAACGAAAATCTCTGGTCGGGCGGCGCGGACCTCAGCTACAAGATCGCGCCCAAATTCGTCGTGACGGCGGGCTATGCCTATACCGACACGAAGCGCACATCGTCGCGCTACGAACTGCATTTCGACGCCACCAACCTGCCGATCGGCGTGCAGCAACTGCGCCCCGACTATCTGCTGTCGGACGCGACGATCCAGCTCTACGATATCGGCCTGCTCGACTTCTCCGGCAATTATCCGGTCTATGACGCCGCCATGCGCGTCCATGCCGGCTATGGCCAGGTGAAGGCCGAACTGCTGCCGGGCTTCAGCATCGATGCCGGCGTGCGCTACGAAAGCGGTCGCCAGTCGGTGACGGGCGTCGATGTCTATTCGACCGGCGTGACCCCGTTCAACCAGATCAAAAATGATTATTGGCTGCCGGCGCTCACGCTGACCTATGATGTCGGCGGCGGGCTGCAATTCCGCGCATCGGGGTCCAAGACGCTGGCGCGCCCGCAGTTCCGCGAACTGATCGCCCAGCCCTTCATCGACACCGATTCCAACCGCTTCTATCGCGGCAACCCCTATCTTCAGGATAGCGAGCTGTGGAATGCGGACATTCGCGCCGAATGGTATATGAGCCGCGAGGAACGACTGACGGCGTCGGCCTTCTACAAGAAGATCAAGAACCCGATCGAAACCTACACCACGATCAGCGACACCTATGCGGTGACGACCAGCTTCGCCAATGCGCCGGAAGCGACGCTCTATGGCTTTGAGGTCGAAGCCCAGAAATATGTGCCGCTCGATGGTCTGGGGTCGGCCTTCTTCGACAGCCGCCGCGTCGCGCTGATCGCCAACTACACCTATACCCAGTCGGAACTGAAGGTCGGTGCCAATGACACCACCACGCCTTACACCTATGTCACTGGCGATCTGCCCAAGGCATCCGACTTCTTCATCGACGGGTCGCCGCTGACCGGCCAGTCGGACCATCTGGTCAATGTCCAGATCGGCCTGGAGGATACCGACAAGCTGTCGCAACAGACGCTGCTGCTGACCTATGCCAGCCCCCGCGTCACCAGCCGTGGTCCCAACCTTCAGCCCGACATCAAGGAACAGCCCGGCCTGACGCTGGACTTCGTCGCGCGTCAGGGGATCACCCTGCCCGGCGGCATCAACAGCGAACTGAAATTCGAGGCCCGTAACCTTACCGGCCGCAAATATCAGGAATTCCAGGAAGAAGGCGGCACGAAGGTCTATTATAACCGCTACAAGCTGGGCACGACGATCTCCGCCTCGCTGACCGTGGCCTTCTGA
- a CDS encoding tetratricopeptide repeat protein → MKKVAVIMGLALAAVTPGMAQAASDPQDVVVLGMPDSSLAANALSAGRFEDARRKLAPMPVYGENDPARLINLGNAYAGLGKMAQAREAYRAARFAPEVTLVLANGEEESSRAVALRAIGRLNPSYAMR, encoded by the coding sequence ATGAAAAAGGTCGCTGTAATCATGGGTCTGGCGCTGGCGGCGGTGACGCCCGGCATGGCCCAGGCAGCGTCCGATCCGCAGGACGTTGTCGTTCTGGGGATGCCCGACAGCAGCCTGGCGGCCAATGCATTGTCGGCCGGCCGGTTCGAGGATGCCCGGCGCAAGCTGGCGCCGATGCCGGTCTATGGCGAAAATGATCCCGCGCGCCTCATCAATCTGGGCAATGCCTATGCCGGGCTGGGCAAGATGGCGCAGGCCCGCGAGGCCTATCGCGCCGCCCGCTTCGCGCCGGAAGTGACGCTGGTGCTGGCCAATGGCGAGGAGGAATCCTCGCGCGCGGTCGCGCTGCGGGCGATCGGCCGCCTCAATCCCAGCTATGCGATGCGCTGA
- a CDS encoding class I SAM-dependent methyltransferase, whose protein sequence is MSHRQLMDGVYRYQRHIYDLTRKYYLLGRDGLVADLDVPAGGTVLEIGCGTGRNLIAVGRAWPRAQLHGVDISAAMLDTARASVAKAGMAERATLAQGDACGFDAQALFGRARFDRVFISYALSMIPDWEGALAQAGQCVAPGGRLEIVDFGQQDGLPALWKGALFAWLARFHVSPRRDLMPAIERLAQAMGGVAHSRALYRGYAVRGGLVRG, encoded by the coding sequence ATGAGCCATCGCCAGTTGATGGACGGCGTCTATCGCTACCAGCGGCATATCTACGATCTGACCCGCAAATATTATCTGCTGGGGCGGGACGGGCTGGTCGCCGATCTGGATGTGCCGGCGGGCGGAACGGTGCTGGAAATCGGTTGCGGCACGGGGCGCAACCTGATCGCGGTGGGCAGGGCGTGGCCGCGGGCGCAACTTCATGGCGTCGACATCAGCGCGGCGATGCTGGACACGGCGCGCGCGTCGGTGGCGAAGGCGGGCATGGCGGAGCGCGCCACGCTGGCGCAGGGCGACGCCTGCGGGTTCGATGCGCAGGCGCTGTTCGGCCGGGCGCGTTTCGACCGCGTATTCATCAGCTACGCCCTGTCGATGATCCCCGACTGGGAAGGCGCGCTGGCGCAGGCGGGGCAGTGCGTCGCGCCGGGCGGGCGGCTGGAGATTGTCGATTTCGGCCAGCAGGATGGGCTGCCCGCGCTTTGGAAGGGCGCGCTGTTCGCATGGCTGGCGCGTTTTCATGTGTCGCCGCGCCGCGACCTGATGCCCGCGATCGAGCGGCTGGCGCAGGCTATGGGCGGGGTGGCGCACAGCCGCGCGCTCTATCGCGGTTATGCGGTGCGGGGCGGCCTGGTCCGGGGCTGA
- a CDS encoding DUF3419 family protein: MAAASDQKAHDKITSAVHRHRHLSKQGLLERAFTFAFRGLVYAQIWEDPAVDMEALAITPDCHVVTIASGGCNVLSYLTADPAKITAVDLNTAHIALNKLKRTAARTLPDHAAFHRFFARADDKANIAAYRHHVAPHLDEATRRYWEGRDLIGRRRIGGFARGIYKHGLLGRFIGAAHLLARLHGINPRRMLDAQSREEQREIFHRELAPIFDKGFVRWLTSQPASLFGLGIPPAQFEALAGDDRMDSVLKARLEKLACDFDLKDNYFAVQAFGRGYAGGEGPLPPYLQAANHDAVRARAQRVDVRHVNFTDFLASQPAASCDRYILLDAQDWMDDDQLNALWAQITRTAKPGARVLFRTAGEPSILPGRVVGAVLDRWTYQADASRDYTARDRSAIYGGVHLYVLKGEG; encoded by the coding sequence ATGGCAGCGGCAAGCGATCAGAAGGCCCATGATAAAATCACCAGCGCGGTGCATCGCCATCGCCATCTGTCGAAACAAGGCCTGCTGGAGCGCGCCTTCACCTTTGCCTTTCGGGGACTGGTCTATGCCCAGATCTGGGAAGATCCGGCGGTGGACATGGAAGCGCTGGCGATCACGCCCGATTGCCATGTGGTGACGATCGCGTCGGGCGGCTGCAACGTGCTGTCCTACCTGACCGCCGACCCCGCGAAGATCACGGCGGTCGACCTCAATACCGCGCATATCGCGCTCAACAAGCTGAAGCGGACGGCGGCGCGGACCCTGCCCGATCATGCCGCCTTCCACCGCTTCTTCGCCCGCGCCGACGACAAGGCCAATATCGCCGCCTATCGCCATCATGTCGCGCCGCATCTGGACGAGGCGACGCGCCGCTATTGGGAGGGGCGCGACCTGATCGGCCGTCGCCGCATCGGCGGGTTCGCCCGTGGCATCTACAAACATGGGTTGCTGGGCCGCTTCATCGGCGCGGCGCACCTGCTGGCGCGGTTGCATGGTATCAATCCCCGGCGGATGCTGGACGCGCAGAGCCGGGAGGAGCAGCGCGAAATCTTTCACCGCGAACTGGCGCCGATCTTCGACAAGGGCTTTGTGCGCTGGCTGACCAGCCAGCCCGCCTCGCTGTTCGGCCTGGGCATCCCGCCCGCCCAGTTCGAGGCGCTGGCCGGCGACGACCGGATGGACAGCGTGCTGAAGGCGCGGCTGGAGAAGCTGGCCTGCGATTTTGACCTGAAGGACAATTATTTCGCGGTGCAGGCGTTCGGGCGCGGCTATGCCGGGGGTGAGGGGCCGTTGCCGCCCTATTTGCAGGCGGCGAACCATGATGCGGTGCGGGCGCGGGCGCAGCGGGTCGATGTGCGGCACGTCAATTTCACCGACTTCCTCGCCAGCCAGCCGGCGGCCTCCTGCGACCGCTATATCCTGCTCGACGCGCAGGACTGGATGGACGACGATCAGTTGAACGCGCTGTGGGCGCAGATCACGCGGACGGCAAAGCCGGGCGCGCGCGTGCTGTTCCGCACCGCCGGCGAGCCGAGCATATTGCCGGGCCGGGTGGTGGGCGCGGTGCTGGATCGCTGGACCTATCAGGCCGATGCGTCGCGCGATTATACCGCGCGCGACCGGTCGGCCATCTATGGCGGCGTCCATCTCTATGTGCTGAAGGGCGAGGGATGA
- a CDS encoding saccharopine dehydrogenase family protein — MSKVLVIGAGGVGSVAVHKMAMNPDIFSHITLASRRIVSCEKVAESVKALTGATIDVAQVDADNVEETIALIQKVQPKLVVNLALPYQDLAIMDACLATKTDYLDTANYEPRDTPKFEYSWQWAYQDRFREAGITALLGSGFDPGVTSVFASYIKKHLLDRIDTLDILDCNGGDHGQHFATNFNPEINIREVTAPSRHWANGEWVEGPALSHKQTFDFDQVGPKNMYLMYHEELESLAKFYPEIQRIRFWMTFGDAYLKHLEVLQNVGMTRIDPVIYNGQEIIPLQFLKAVLPEPSSLGSTTKGKTNIGDIATGEKDGQQKTVYVYQVCDHEEAYAETGNQAVSYTTGVPAMIGAALLLTGAWKQPEGGVYNIEQFDPDPFMDMLNKHGLPWQVKELDAPLAF; from the coding sequence TTGAGCAAGGTTCTGGTCATCGGCGCAGGCGGCGTCGGGTCTGTCGCGGTCCACAAGATGGCGATGAACCCTGATATTTTCAGCCATATCACGCTCGCCAGCCGCCGCATCGTCAGTTGCGAGAAGGTCGCCGAATCGGTGAAGGCGCTGACCGGCGCGACCATCGACGTGGCCCAGGTCGATGCCGACAATGTCGAGGAAACCATCGCCCTCATCCAGAAGGTGCAGCCCAAACTCGTCGTGAACCTGGCGCTCCCCTATCAGGATCTGGCGATCATGGACGCCTGCCTCGCCACGAAAACCGACTATCTCGACACCGCCAATTACGAACCGCGCGACACGCCCAAATTCGAATATAGCTGGCAGTGGGCCTATCAGGACCGCTTCAGGGAAGCCGGCATCACCGCGCTGCTGGGGTCGGGCTTCGACCCCGGCGTCACCAGCGTTTTCGCCTCCTATATCAAGAAGCATCTGCTCGACCGGATCGACACGCTCGACATTCTGGACTGCAATGGCGGCGACCATGGCCAGCATTTCGCCACCAACTTCAACCCGGAAATCAACATCCGCGAAGTCACCGCCCCGTCGCGCCACTGGGCGAACGGCGAATGGGTCGAAGGTCCGGCGCTCAGCCACAAGCAGACGTTCGACTTCGACCAGGTCGGGCCGAAGAACATGTATCTCATGTATCATGAGGAACTGGAAAGCCTCGCCAAATTCTACCCGGAAATCCAGCGCATCCGCTTCTGGATGACCTTTGGCGACGCGTATCTGAAGCATCTGGAAGTGCTTCAGAATGTCGGCATGACCCGGATCGATCCGGTCATCTATAACGGGCAGGAAATCATCCCGCTCCAGTTCCTCAAAGCCGTGCTGCCCGAACCGTCCAGCCTGGGTTCGACCACCAAGGGCAAGACCAATATCGGCGACATCGCCACCGGCGAAAAGGATGGCCAACAAAAGACCGTCTATGTCTATCAGGTCTGCGACCATGAGGAAGCCTATGCCGAAACCGGCAATCAGGCGGTCAGCTACACCACCGGCGTCCCCGCGATGATCGGCGCCGCGCTGCTGCTGACCGGCGCGTGGAAGCAGCCCGAAGGCGGCGTCTACAATATCGAACAGTTTGACCCCGATCCCTTCATGGACATGCTGAACAAGCACGGCCTGCCCTGGCAGGTGAAGGAACTGGACGCGCCGCTGGCGTTCTGA
- a CDS encoding carboxynorspermidine decarboxylase → METRAGDPAAFARFDLYRVPSPAFVVDEAAVRRNLSVLRAIGDRAGIKVLGALKAFSMWSLGGVVGEYLDGVCASGIYEARLGREEYKGEVATYCAAYKPDDLAEILKISDHVIFNSPGQIARMKPVIDAARADGRVFDIGLRLNPLHPEGEVPKYDPSQPHSRLGFPVNQLRPEHLDGVDGLHIHNLCEQDFLPLERTWKAIEPFVMPHVGGLKWLNFGGGHHVTRADYQIDDLVAFLAKIKAQTGLALYIEPGEAMALDAGILIGEILDVIDNGMPVAITDISATCHMPDVIEAPYRPAMLHEPDDGPVTRLGGPSCLAGDIIGDYRIPGGAEPGARIAFLDQAHYSMVKTNTFNGVPLPAIWLWHSDTDQLTEIRSFSYQDFKTRLS, encoded by the coding sequence ATGGAAACCCGCGCCGGCGATCCCGCCGCTTTCGCCCGCTTCGACCTGTATCGCGTCCCCTCGCCCGCCTTCGTGGTGGATGAGGCGGCGGTGCGCCGCAACCTGTCCGTCCTGCGCGCCATCGGCGACCGCGCCGGCATCAAGGTGCTGGGCGCGCTCAAGGCCTTCTCCATGTGGTCGCTGGGCGGCGTGGTCGGCGAATATCTCGACGGCGTCTGCGCATCGGGCATCTATGAAGCGCGCCTCGGCCGGGAGGAATATAAGGGTGAGGTCGCGACCTATTGCGCCGCCTACAAGCCCGACGATCTTGCCGAAATCCTCAAGATTTCGGACCATGTCATCTTCAACAGCCCCGGCCAGATCGCGCGGATGAAGCCGGTGATCGACGCCGCCCGCGCAGACGGCCGCGTATTCGACATCGGCCTGCGCCTCAACCCCCTCCACCCGGAGGGCGAAGTGCCCAAATATGACCCGTCGCAGCCGCACAGCCGGCTCGGCTTCCCGGTGAACCAACTCCGCCCGGAACATCTCGACGGCGTCGATGGCCTCCACATCCACAATCTGTGCGAACAGGATTTCCTGCCGCTGGAGCGCACATGGAAGGCGATCGAACCCTTCGTCATGCCCCATGTCGGCGGCCTCAAATGGCTGAATTTCGGCGGCGGCCACCATGTCACCCGCGCTGATTACCAGATCGACGATCTCGTCGCCTTCCTGGCAAAGATCAAGGCGCAGACCGGCCTTGCCCTCTATATCGAACCGGGCGAGGCGATGGCGCTCGACGCGGGCATCCTGATCGGCGAGATACTCGACGTGATTGATAACGGGATGCCCGTCGCCATCACCGACATTTCAGCCACCTGCCACATGCCCGACGTGATCGAAGCGCCCTATCGCCCGGCCATGCTGCATGAACCGGATGATGGCCCCGTCACCCGACTCGGCGGCCCCTCCTGCCTCGCCGGCGACATTATCGGCGATTATCGAATCCCCGGCGGCGCCGAACCGGGCGCCCGCATCGCCTTTCTCGACCAGGCCCATTATTCGATGGTGAAAACCAACACGTTCAACGGCGTGCCCCTGCCGGCCATCTGGCTATGGCACAGCGATACGGATCAACTCACGGAAATCCGGTCTTTTTCCTATCAGGACTTCAAGACCCGCCTCTCCTGA
- a CDS encoding type III PLP-dependent enzyme, with amino-acid sequence MHKHPSALGVATTLTPAAPVTLIRPDAAARAARFFVEKFPGRSLYAVKANPSPDLIRTLFANGITHFDVASIAEVRLVAETLAGEEGVKLCFMHPVKAEEAIAEAYHVHGVRTFSLDTIDELEKIMRACRDATDLELCVRLRVSSEHSELSLASKFGAELGETRELLMATRQAADALGICFHVGSQAMSPQAYSDAIERVRAAIVDAAVTVDIIDVGGGFPSIYPGMEPVALENYFEAIHRGFESLPVSYSSELWCEPGRALSAEYSSIIVRVERRRGTELYINDGAYGALFDAAHIGWRFPVALLRADESEEELEGFSFYGPTCDDMDHMVGPFMLPADVKAGDYIEIGMLGAYGAAMRTGFNGFTSESTIEVSDEPMASLYAETVAPRRRATVIKLG; translated from the coding sequence TTGCACAAGCATCCTAGCGCGCTGGGGGTAGCGACCACCCTCACACCGGCAGCACCGGTAACGCTGATTCGCCCCGACGCCGCTGCGCGGGCCGCCCGTTTCTTCGTTGAGAAGTTTCCGGGGCGGTCGCTCTATGCGGTCAAGGCGAACCCGTCACCGGACCTGATCCGCACTTTGTTCGCCAACGGGATCACGCATTTCGACGTGGCCTCGATCGCGGAGGTGCGCCTGGTCGCCGAAACGCTCGCTGGTGAAGAAGGCGTCAAGCTCTGCTTCATGCACCCGGTCAAGGCCGAGGAAGCGATCGCCGAAGCCTATCATGTGCATGGCGTGCGCACCTTCTCGCTCGACACGATCGACGAGCTGGAAAAGATCATGCGCGCTTGCCGTGACGCGACCGATCTGGAACTGTGCGTGCGTCTGCGCGTGTCCTCCGAACATTCCGAACTCAGCCTCGCGTCGAAATTCGGCGCGGAACTGGGCGAGACGCGCGAATTGCTGATGGCCACCCGTCAGGCCGCCGATGCATTGGGCATCTGCTTCCATGTCGGCAGCCAGGCCATGAGCCCCCAGGCCTATAGCGATGCGATCGAGCGCGTGCGCGCCGCCATCGTGGACGCGGCCGTCACGGTCGACATCATCGATGTCGGCGGCGGCTTCCCGTCCATCTATCCGGGCATGGAGCCGGTCGCGCTCGAAAATTATTTCGAAGCGATCCATCGCGGCTTCGAAAGCCTGCCGGTCAGCTATTCGTCGGAACTGTGGTGCGAACCCGGCCGCGCGCTGTCGGCGGAATATAGCTCGATCATCGTGCGCGTCGAACGGCGTCGCGGGACCGAACTCTATATCAACGACGGCGCCTATGGCGCGCTGTTCGACGCAGCGCATATCGGCTGGCGCTTCCCCGTCGCCCTGCTGCGCGCGGACGAGAGCGAGGAGGAACTGGAAGGCTTCTCCTTCTACGGCCCGACCTGCGACGACATGGACCATATGGTCGGCCCCTTCATGCTCCCGGCGGACGTGAAGGCGGGCGACTATATCGAAATCGGGATGCTCGGCGCCTATGGCGCGGCGATGCGCACCGGCTTCAATGGCTTCACGTCGGAATCGACGATCGAAGTGTCGGACGAGCCGATGGCCAGCCTCTATGCCGAAACCGTCGCCCCGCGCCGTCGCGCCACCGTTATCAAGCTGGGCTAA
- a CDS encoding class I SAM-dependent RNA methyltransferase yields MTDSDVNSIIRIAAKGDGVTADGRHFPLTAPGDRIEPDGRVIFGVHHVDPPCEHFPACGGCQLQHLDEDSYADFVTARVTGALAGQGVTPGAVLPPHISPPMTRRRASLRAARAGKKITIGFAEEGSHRLIDLRMCAVLDPRLFALIAPLRDLLELILPDKRAAHVRMSLIDQGVDLLLEGVKVAGLAADEGLGDFARAHGLARLTIDEGDGPQTRWEPEAATVSFGGVAVAFPPFSFLQATPDGEAALVGAVRDALPATGAIADLFCGLGTFALALGDKRPVYAAEGARDVILSLKLGAGRAQRRLAADHRDLFRRPLTAEELNRFAAIVLDPPRAGAREQVLQLAGSSVPLIAYVSCNPASFARDAAHLVAAGYVLESVKPVGQFRWTTHVELVGIFRK; encoded by the coding sequence GTGACAGACAGCGACGTAAACAGCATCATCCGCATCGCCGCCAAGGGCGATGGCGTCACGGCCGATGGCCGCCACTTCCCGCTGACCGCGCCGGGCGACCGGATCGAACCGGATGGACGCGTCATTTTCGGCGTGCATCATGTCGATCCGCCCTGCGAGCATTTCCCGGCCTGTGGCGGGTGCCAACTCCAGCATCTGGACGAGGACAGCTATGCCGATTTCGTGACGGCGCGCGTCACCGGCGCGCTGGCGGGACAGGGGGTGACGCCGGGCGCGGTGCTGCCGCCCCATATCTCGCCGCCGATGACGCGGCGGCGCGCGTCGCTGCGCGCGGCGCGGGCGGGCAAGAAGATCACCATCGGTTTCGCGGAGGAGGGCAGCCACAGGCTGATCGACCTGCGCATGTGCGCGGTCCTCGATCCCCGGCTGTTCGCGCTGATCGCGCCGCTGCGTGATTTGCTGGAACTGATCCTGCCGGACAAAAGGGCGGCGCACGTGCGCATGTCGCTGATCGATCAGGGTGTCGACCTGTTGCTGGAGGGGGTGAAGGTCGCCGGCCTTGCGGCGGACGAAGGGCTGGGCGATTTCGCGCGGGCGCACGGGCTGGCGCGGCTGACGATCGATGAAGGCGACGGGCCGCAGACCCGCTGGGAGCCGGAGGCGGCGACGGTCAGTTTTGGCGGCGTGGCGGTTGCTTTTCCGCCCTTCTCCTTTTTGCAGGCGACGCCCGATGGTGAGGCGGCGCTGGTCGGCGCGGTGCGCGATGCGCTGCCTGCAACGGGCGCGATCGCCGATCTGTTCTGTGGGCTTGGCACTTTCGCACTGGCTTTGGGCGACAAACGGCCGGTCTATGCGGCGGAGGGCGCGCGCGACGTGATCCTGTCGCTGAAGCTGGGCGCGGGACGGGCGCAGCGGCGGCTGGCGGCGGATCATCGCGACCTGTTTCGCCGGCCGCTGACGGCGGAGGAATTGAACCGCTTCGCCGCCATCGTACTGGACCCGCCCCGCGCCGGCGCGCGCGAACAGGTGCTGCAACTGGCGGGATCAAGCGTGCCGCTGATCGCCTATGTCTCCTGCAATCCCGCCAGTTTCGCGCGCGATGCGGCGCATCTGGTCGCGGCGGGCTATGTGCTGGAGAGCGTCAAGCCAGTGGGGCAGTTCCGCTGGACCACCCATGTCGAACTGGTGGGCATCTTTCGGAAGTAA